The Fusobacterium periodonticum 1_1_41FAA genome includes a window with the following:
- a CDS encoding OmpH family outer membrane protein, with protein MKKLLLIAGVLLATTAFAEKIGVVDSQKAFFQFSETKKAQQALEGQAKKVENEARQKEVALQKEFVSLQAKGDKLTDAEKKAFEKKSQDFQSFLNSSQDKLNKEQMAKLKRIEDVYVKAIKKVAAEGKYDYIFEADALKVGGEDITDKVLKQMEALK; from the coding sequence ATGAAAAAATTGTTATTAATTGCAGGTGTCTTATTAGCAACAACAGCATTTGCAGAAAAGATAGGAGTTGTAGACAGCCAAAAAGCTTTTTTTCAATTTTCTGAAACTAAAAAAGCTCAACAAGCTTTAGAAGGACAAGCTAAAAAAGTTGAAAATGAAGCTAGACAAAAAGAAGTTGCGCTACAAAAAGAGTTTGTTTCTTTACAAGCTAAGGGAGATAAATTAACAGATGCTGAAAAGAAAGCATTCGAAAAGAAATCACAAGATTTCCAATCTTTCTTAAATTCATCTCAAGATAAATTAAATAAAGAACAAATGGCTAAATTAAAAAGAATAGAAGATGTATATGTAAAAGCTATCAAAAAAGTAGCAGCTGAAGGAAAATATGACTATATATTTGAAGCTGATGCATTAAAAGTTGGTGGAGAAGACATAACTGATAAAGTTTTAAAACAAATGGAAGCATTAAAATAA
- a CDS encoding outer membrane protein assembly factor, which produces MKRLLIALMFVISLVSFSTMTNLPIKSIEVVNNNQVPTSLIKNTLKLREGSKFSTDALVADFNALKGTGYFEDVMLQPISSDGGVRIVVDVIEKQNVASLLKEKGVAVNTVREDTDKSVIISSIIFNGNKKYSAAELQKITQLKTGEYFSRSRVEEAQRNLLATGKFSEVKPDAKVANGKMNLSFDVVENPIVKNVVVTGNHAVSTSAIMSVLSTKSGAVQNYNNLREDRDKILGLYQAQGYTLVNITDMSTDENGTLRIAIVEGIVRKIEVKKMVTKQKGNRRTPNDDVLKTQDYVIDREIEIQPGKIFNVKEYDATVDNLMRLGIFKNVKYEARSIPGDPEGIDLILLIDEDRTAELQGGVAYGSETGLMGTLSLKDSNWRGKNQELGFTFEKSNKDYTSFSLDFFDPWIRNTDRVSWGWGAYKTSYGDSDSILFHDIDTLGFKVNIGKGFSKYFRLSIGAKIEYIKEKHENGKLQKAPNGNWYYKDVAGWRQIEGVDDKYVLWSIYPYISYDTRNNYLNPTTGTYAKFQIEGGHAGGYKAGNFGNVTLELRKYHRGLFKNNTFAYKVVGGVMSDGTKESQKFWVGGGNSLRGYDGGFFKGTQKLVATIENRTQLNDIVGLVVFADAGRAWKQNGRDPSYTRDNKDFGRNIGTTAGVGVRLNTPIGPLRFDFGWPVGNKMDDDGMKFYFNMGQSF; this is translated from the coding sequence ATGAAAAGACTATTAATTGCATTGATGTTTGTAATTAGCCTAGTATCATTCTCGACTATGACTAATCTACCAATTAAGAGTATTGAAGTTGTAAACAACAACCAAGTTCCGACTAGCTTAATAAAGAACACTTTAAAGCTAAGAGAAGGATCTAAGTTTTCAACAGATGCTCTAGTAGCAGATTTTAATGCTCTAAAAGGAACAGGTTACTTTGAAGATGTAATGCTTCAACCTATTTCTTCAGATGGTGGAGTAAGAATAGTTGTGGATGTTATTGAAAAGCAAAATGTTGCTAGTTTATTGAAGGAAAAAGGAGTGGCAGTAAATACTGTAAGAGAAGATACAGATAAATCTGTTATAATTTCTTCAATAATATTTAACGGAAACAAAAAATACTCAGCAGCAGAGCTTCAAAAAATTACTCAATTAAAAACTGGAGAATATTTCTCAAGAAGTAGAGTAGAGGAAGCACAAAGAAATTTACTAGCTACAGGAAAGTTTTCAGAAGTAAAACCTGATGCTAAAGTAGCTAATGGAAAGATGAACTTATCTTTTGATGTAGTTGAAAATCCTATAGTAAAAAATGTAGTTGTTACAGGAAACCATGCAGTATCAACTAGTGCTATTATGTCAGTATTAAGTACTAAATCAGGTGCTGTTCAAAACTATAATAACTTAAGAGAAGATAGAGATAAGATTTTAGGACTATATCAAGCTCAAGGTTATACTTTAGTTAATATTACAGATATGTCAACTGATGAAAATGGAACTTTACGTATTGCAATAGTTGAAGGGATTGTAAGAAAAATTGAAGTTAAGAAAATGGTAACTAAACAAAAAGGTAACAGAAGAACACCTAATGATGATGTTCTAAAAACTCAAGACTATGTAATAGACAGAGAAATAGAAATTCAACCTGGTAAAATATTCAATGTAAAAGAATATGATGCAACTGTAGATAATCTAATGAGATTAGGAATATTTAAAAATGTTAAGTATGAAGCAAGATCAATTCCAGGAGATCCTGAAGGAATAGATTTAATACTTCTTATAGATGAAGATAGAACTGCTGAATTACAAGGTGGAGTTGCTTATGGTTCTGAAACTGGACTTATGGGAACTTTGTCTTTAAAAGATAGTAACTGGAGAGGTAAGAACCAAGAGTTAGGATTTACATTTGAAAAATCAAATAAAGATTACACATCTTTCTCTTTAGATTTCTTTGATCCTTGGATTAGAAATACAGACAGAGTATCTTGGGGATGGGGAGCATATAAGACAAGCTATGGAGATAGCGATAGTATCTTATTCCATGATATAGATACTTTAGGTTTTAAAGTTAATATAGGTAAGGGATTCAGTAAATATTTCAGACTTAGTATAGGTGCTAAGATTGAATATATAAAAGAAAAACATGAAAATGGAAAATTACAAAAAGCTCCAAATGGAAATTGGTATTATAAAGATGTAGCTGGTTGGAGACAAATAGAAGGTGTAGATGACAAATACGTTCTATGGAGTATCTATCCTTATATCAGTTATGACACAAGAAATAACTATTTAAATCCTACAACAGGAACATATGCAAAATTCCAAATAGAAGGTGGACATGCTGGAGGATATAAAGCAGGAAATTTTGGAAATGTAACTTTAGAATTAAGAAAATATCATAGAGGTCTATTTAAAAATAATACATTTGCTTACAAAGTTGTAGGTGGAGTTATGAGTGATGGCACAAAAGAAAGTCAAAAATTCTGGGTAGGTGGAGGAAATTCACTAAGAGGATATGATGGAGGTTTCTTTAAAGGTACACAAAAATTAGTTGCGACTATAGAAAACAGAACTCAACTTAATGATATAGTAGGACTTGTTGTATTTGCTGATGCAGGTAGAGCATGGAAACAAAACGGAAGAGATCCTAGTTATACAAGAGATAATAAAGATTTTGGACGTAACATAGGAACAACTGCTGGAGTTGGAGTAAGATTAAATACACCAATTGGACCATTAAGATTTGACTTTGGTTGGCCAGTAGGAAACAAAATGGATGATGATGGAATGAAATTCTATTTTAATATGGGACAATCATTCTAA